GTTCAGCACCGCAAAGGCGTAATCAGCTCCCTGCAAGTCCTCCAGGACGAGTGGATCAGCGCGATGGACTCCGAAGTCACAGCACACAAAGAACAGTTCACACTCGCGACAAGTATTCAGGGAACAGACGTCATCGATCACCTGGCGGATAACCTGGCGCAGTACCGGGAACAACTCGAACAGTCCCGAGATCACGTCCGTGAGCGCATCACCAACCCGGAAAACCAGGTACGGCAAGGCCTCATCGATCAGCTCGAACCGCTCTGCACGGAAGCACAAACTCTCCTCGACTCCCTCGGCGCACTGAAGGCGATCTGAGCCTGACGCTGTCGGGGATCTTGGAGGCGTCGAGTTCATCTGCCAAGGGTCCGCCAAGAGGTGAGCCGGGGGATCTTGTGCCTGTCGAAAACGCGACGCTGCAACAGCGGCTGGTGCCGGTGAGGCTGTAGAACAGTCCTCCGGCCCCCCTGAAGCGCTCAGCTACGGGCGAAGGCGCGCAGGTCTTCGTTGAGGCGGTCCGCGTGGGTCGCGAACAGCCCGTGGCCCGCGTTCTCGTATACGTGGAGCGTCGCGCCCGGGATCAGGGCGGCCGCGCGGCGGCCCGTGAGCTGGAGCGGGGCGGAAGCGTCGGCGGACCCGTGCACGACGAGGACCGGGCAGTCGATCTTCGCCAGCTCCGGTACGAGGTTCAGCGTGGGCAGCAGGTCATTGAGGGCCGTCCCGGCCCGTGCCGTTGCTCCCTGGCAGAGGCGCACCATGTGCGCCACGTACGCGTCCGACACCGTGGAGCCCGGAAGGTGGCGGGCGAAGAAGGCGTCCGCACCGTCGGCGAAGAACTTCGCCCGGTCCTGCCGGAAGGTCTCGTTGAACGCGCGGATCAGCTGCGGGTCCAGTCCCTCGGGGTGATCCGCCGACCGGGCCGGTCCCGGCGCCACTCCGCTGACGAGAACGACCCGGGCCACCCGCTCACCGCCGCCGAGAGTCAGGTGGCGGACGACCTCGGTGGTGCCGAAAGAGTGCCCGACCAGTGTGATGTCGCGCAGGTCCAGGTGGTCGAGCAGGTCGCCCAGATCCCCGGCCAGCGTATCGAGGTCGAAGCCGCCCCAGACGTCCTCGGACCTGCCGTGTCCCCTGCGGTCGAGCCCCACGCACCGGAACCCCTCGGCCGCCAGCGGCAGCATCTGGTACTCCCACATCTCGGTGCTGAGGTAGGAGCTGTTGACGAAGACGATGACGGGGCCGTTCGCCGGACCGTAGTCGACGAAGTGGAGGCGGGTGTGGTCGGTCGTGGACTCGAAGTACGGCATGTCGGGGTCCCTCCCTGAGGCGGCTGCGGGGCGTGGCACCATCCTCGCCCAGCGCCACACGCCGGGGCCATTACCGCCGAGGTCATGGCCGAGGCCGGTCCGTGCGCCCGTACGCCTGTACGTCCTTACGCCGGAGCCCCCGCCGGAACGCGTCCGGCGGGGGCTCTGACGTACGTATGAGGCTGCTCAGCCGTTGAAGGGCGTCACGGCCAGGATCTTGACCTTGGCCTTCTTGCCGTTCGGGAGTTCGTACTGGGCGTCCTCGCCGACCGCCTTGCCCATCACGCCGGAGCCCAGCGGGGACTGCGGCGAGTAGGTCTCGAAGTCCGAGGACGCGTACTCGCGGGAGGCCAGCAGGAACTCCAGCGTGTCGTCCGGGTCTCCGTCGAAGGCGATGGTCACGAGGGTGCCGGGCGCGACCACACCGTCGGACGCGGGCGCGGTGCCGACCTTGGCCTTCTCCAGGAGCTGCGTCAGCTGGCGGACGCGCAGCTCCATCTTGCCCTGCTCCTCCTTGGCCGCGTGGTAACCGCCGTTCTCGCGCAGATCGCCCTCTTCGCGGGCGGCTGCGATCTTGACCGCGATCTCCGTGCGTGCGGGACCAGAGAGGTAGTCCAGCTCGGCCTTCAGCTGGTCGTACGCCGCCTGGGTCAGCCAGGTGACGCTCTCGCTCGTCTGGGTCACAGGTGCTCCTCGTCGGTACAGGGGGACTAGGGGGACAACAAAGTCGCCGGCAACGGGCGAAACCACGAGCCTAACAATTCGGCAGGAAAAGGGGGAGGACACCGGGCGTGTGAAGTGCGTCAGGGCCCGGCAGCAC
This is a stretch of genomic DNA from Streptomyces sp. NBC_00536. It encodes these proteins:
- a CDS encoding alpha/beta fold hydrolase, whose amino-acid sequence is MPYFESTTDHTRLHFVDYGPANGPVIVFVNSSYLSTEMWEYQMLPLAAEGFRCVGLDRRGHGRSEDVWGGFDLDTLAGDLGDLLDHLDLRDITLVGHSFGTTEVVRHLTLGGGERVARVVLVSGVAPGPARSADHPEGLDPQLIRAFNETFRQDRAKFFADGADAFFARHLPGSTVSDAYVAHMVRLCQGATARAGTALNDLLPTLNLVPELAKIDCPVLVVHGSADASAPLQLTGRRAAALIPGATLHVYENAGHGLFATHADRLNEDLRAFARS
- the greA gene encoding transcription elongation factor GreA, whose protein sequence is MTQTSESVTWLTQAAYDQLKAELDYLSGPARTEIAVKIAAAREEGDLRENGGYHAAKEEQGKMELRVRQLTQLLEKAKVGTAPASDGVVAPGTLVTIAFDGDPDDTLEFLLASREYASSDFETYSPQSPLGSGVMGKAVGEDAQYELPNGKKAKVKILAVTPFNG